The DNA segment CTGGGAGTCGTTCGCGATCGGCGCGGCCCTCGTCGGCATCCCGATTGTCATCGGCGAGAACGTTGTCGGCGTCGACAAGAAATCGGTCATGGAGAACGGTAAGATAACGAAGGCGCCGGAGCTCGACCGCCGCATCGACTGCTATCTGCGTTACTTCGACGGCTACGGGGCGATCATCGTCCAAATGAACGTGGAGGACGCCCGCAACGGCGTCGCCAAGTACGTTATTGACAAGTACGGCGACAAAGTGGTGATCGAGCTTAAGTGGGGCCAGGGCGCCAAGGATATCGGCGGCGAAATCCAGGTGAAGGATCTTGAGTATGCGACCTTCCTGAAAAACAGGGGTTATATCGTCGATCCCGATCCGACGCTGCCTGAGGTCCGGGAGGCGTATAAGTTCGGGGCCATCAAGTCGTTCGCACGCCACAGCCGGCTCGGCTACACCAATTTGTCGTCAGCCGACCAGGTCAGGGAAGATTTTATGGCAAACGTCCAGTATCTGCGCGATATCGGCTACAAGAGGATTTCGCTCAAGACCGGCTCGTACGGCATGGAAGCCCTGGCGATGGCGATCAAGTTCGCGTCCGACGCAAAACTGGACTTGCTGACAATCGACGGTTCCGGCGGCGGGACGGGAATGAGCCCGTGGAATATGATGGAAACCTGGGGTGTGCCGTCGATCCTGCTGCACTCCAAAGCTTACGAGTACGCGACCGTGCTCGCCAAGGCCGGGCACAAGGTGGTGGATATGGCCTTCGGCGGCGGGCTGGCTCGCGAAGACCATATGTTCAAGGCGCTGGCGCTGGGCGCGCCGTTTGTCAAGCTTATCTGCATGGGCAGGACGCTAATGATCCCCGGATTCCTGGGGGCCAATATCGAGGGGGCGTTGAACCCGGAACGCCGCGTTGCCCTGAATGGCAACTGGGAGTCCTTGCCGGCAAGCTTAGGTGATTGCGGGTCTTCTCCGCAGGAGATTTTCGCCGGCTATCAGGATGTGCAGCGGAAAGTCGGCAAAGACGCGATGAAGGATATCCCCTATGGGGCAATCGCGATGTGGACCTGCGCCGATAAACTTAACGCCGGTCTTCAGCAGCTCATGGCCGGTGCGCGCAAGTTTTCGACCGTTGAGATCGACCGCGGCGATATCGTTTCCGGCAACAGGGAGACTCAGCGGGAGACTAAGATTCCGTTTATCACCGATGCCCTAGACGATCGCGCGTACAAGATCCTGCAAGGGTAGGGATATTTATTGCGTGCTTACAACAGGCGGCAGCACCTAATGAGGTGCTGCCGCCTGTTATTTTATCGCCGCTTGCTTCAGCCTCATAAGAAA comes from the Sporomusaceae bacterium genome and includes:
- a CDS encoding glutamate synthase-related protein, giving the protein MDKINDVLGTVNRGNRLESGLCSLCRADCQGKCETWLSSIRGRKMLYPRDFGAVTAGSGNTTHLGVSYGTLRIQGYNFGAQGLPPGLSNSQDDCIFPNVSTECEFGHEVKTKCRMPLMTGALGSTFIAAKYWESFAIGAALVGIPIVIGENVVGVDKKSVMENGKITKAPELDRRIDCYLRYFDGYGAIIVQMNVEDARNGVAKYVIDKYGDKVVIELKWGQGAKDIGGEIQVKDLEYATFLKNRGYIVDPDPTLPEVREAYKFGAIKSFARHSRLGYTNLSSADQVREDFMANVQYLRDIGYKRISLKTGSYGMEALAMAIKFASDAKLDLLTIDGSGGGTGMSPWNMMETWGVPSILLHSKAYEYATVLAKAGHKVVDMAFGGGLAREDHMFKALALGAPFVKLICMGRTLMIPGFLGANIEGALNPERRVALNGNWESLPASLGDCGSSPQEIFAGYQDVQRKVGKDAMKDIPYGAIAMWTCADKLNAGLQQLMAGARKFSTVEIDRGDIVSGNRETQRETKIPFITDALDDRAYKILQG